One Nocardioides aromaticivorans genomic window carries:
- a CDS encoding RNA polymerase sigma factor, with product MFVSSNRSVPPAVLSHPSIVALIERGAPAGSVTAEEVRQAFGAADVAPAHLKSLMAHLAGLGISVELGAPVDQRAVAAAARKTAAATATTAKKAAPPAAKKAAAAPAAKKAAPAPAKKAAAAKKDADDAPEVVDLGEVEVAAVGPDGKKVLPDISDEQFEKDVAADPSIKEDEEEASATSSFVVSAADDTDEPAQQVMVAGATADPVKDYLKQIGKVPLLNAEMEVELAKRIEAGLFSEEKLGKGGKITPKLQEELEWIAEDGRRAKNHLLEANLRLVVSLAKRYTGRGMLFLDLIQEGNLGLIRAVEKFDYTKGYKFSTYATWWIRQAITRAMADQARTIRIPVHMVEVINKLARVQRQMLQDLGREPTPEELAKELDMTPEKVVEVQKYGREPISLHTPLGEDGDSEFGDLIEDSEAIVPADAVSFTLLQEQLHAVLDTLSEREAGVVSMRFGLTDGQPKTLDEIGKVYGVTRERIRQIESKTMSKLRHPSRSQVLRDYLD from the coding sequence GTGTTCGTGTCCTCGAACCGTTCGGTCCCGCCCGCCGTGCTCAGCCACCCGTCCATCGTCGCGCTCATCGAGCGTGGCGCGCCCGCGGGAAGCGTGACCGCCGAGGAGGTACGCCAGGCCTTCGGCGCCGCCGATGTCGCTCCCGCCCACCTGAAGTCGTTGATGGCCCATCTCGCCGGACTCGGGATCTCCGTCGAGCTGGGTGCGCCCGTCGACCAGCGCGCGGTTGCTGCCGCCGCCCGGAAGACGGCCGCTGCCACCGCGACCACCGCCAAGAAGGCCGCACCCCCGGCCGCCAAGAAGGCCGCTGCCGCGCCTGCTGCGAAGAAGGCGGCGCCCGCGCCCGCCAAGAAGGCTGCGGCTGCGAAGAAGGACGCCGACGACGCGCCGGAGGTCGTCGACCTCGGTGAGGTCGAGGTGGCCGCCGTCGGTCCCGACGGCAAGAAGGTCCTCCCCGACATCTCCGACGAGCAGTTCGAGAAGGACGTCGCCGCCGACCCCTCCATCAAGGAGGACGAGGAGGAGGCCAGCGCCACCTCGTCGTTCGTGGTCTCGGCCGCCGACGACACCGACGAGCCGGCGCAGCAGGTCATGGTCGCCGGTGCGACCGCCGACCCGGTCAAGGACTACCTGAAGCAGATCGGCAAGGTCCCGCTCCTCAACGCCGAGATGGAGGTCGAGCTCGCCAAGCGGATCGAGGCCGGCCTGTTCTCGGAGGAGAAGCTCGGCAAGGGCGGCAAGATCACCCCGAAGCTCCAGGAGGAGCTCGAGTGGATCGCCGAGGACGGCCGCCGCGCCAAGAACCACCTGCTCGAGGCCAACCTGCGCCTCGTCGTCTCGCTCGCCAAGCGCTACACCGGTCGCGGCATGCTCTTCCTGGACCTCATCCAGGAGGGCAACCTCGGCCTGATCCGTGCGGTCGAGAAGTTCGACTACACCAAGGGCTACAAGTTCTCGACCTACGCGACGTGGTGGATCCGTCAGGCCATCACCCGCGCCATGGCCGACCAGGCCCGCACCATCCGCATCCCGGTGCACATGGTCGAGGTCATCAACAAGCTGGCCCGCGTCCAGCGGCAGATGCTGCAGGACCTCGGGCGAGAGCCCACCCCGGAGGAGCTCGCCAAGGAGCTCGACATGACGCCCGAGAAGGTCGTCGAGGTCCAGAAGTACGGCCGGGAGCCGATCTCGCTGCACACCCCGCTCGGCGAGGACGGCGACTCGGAGTTCGGTGACCTCATCGAGGACTCCGAGGCGATCGTGCCGGCCGACGCGGTCAGCTTCACGCTCCTCCAGGAGCAGCTGCACGCCGTCCTCGACACGCTCTCCGAGCGCGAGGCCGGCGTGGTGTCGATGCGCTTCGGCCTCACCGACGGCCAGCCCAAGACCCTCGACGAGATCGGCAAGGTCTACGGCGTGACCCGCGAGCGGATCCGCCAGATCGAGTCGAAGACCATGTCGAAGCTGCGGCACCCGTCGCGCTCGCAGGTCCTGCGCGACTACCTGGACTGA
- a CDS encoding circularly permuted type 2 ATP-grasp protein has translation MSTMFEGYGTTGPAYDEMFDGGGELRPPYLRMRDSLDKMSTPELISRVEALQASYLDQGITFDIGGEERAMPLDILPRVIEMDTWTTIEKGLQQRVKALEMLLADVYDAGHVFEDGVLPRQVITTSSHFHRQAATIRPANGVRVHVSGIDLIRDNNGEFRVLEDNVRVPSGVSYVMTSRRAISSALPETIAQHRIRPVAGYPQKLLAALRAAAPAGVADPTVVVLTPGVYNGAYFEHTLLARTMGVELVEGRDLVCRRGEVMMRTTKGLAPVHVIYRRVDDEFLDPVHFRADSMLGCPGLIDAARAGNVTIANAVGNGVADDKLVYTYMPDVIRYYLDEEPVIRNVDTWRCGESEAREEVLDRLDELVLKPVDGSGGKGIVIGPRADRAELDELRAKILEDPRSWIAQPVVQLSTVPTFVDGELGPRHVDLRPFAVNDGNRVWVLPGGLTRVALGKGELIVNSSRGGGTKDTWVLAGPTGPEQQQQQQQQQQTHLPSGAVE, from the coding sequence ATGAGCACGATGTTCGAGGGCTACGGGACCACCGGACCTGCCTACGACGAGATGTTCGACGGCGGCGGCGAGCTCCGGCCGCCGTACCTGCGGATGCGCGACTCGCTCGACAAGATGAGCACCCCCGAGCTGATCAGTCGCGTCGAGGCGCTGCAGGCGAGCTATCTCGACCAGGGCATCACCTTCGACATCGGCGGCGAGGAGCGGGCGATGCCGCTCGACATCCTCCCGCGCGTCATCGAGATGGACACCTGGACGACCATCGAGAAGGGCCTGCAGCAGCGGGTCAAGGCGCTCGAGATGCTCCTCGCCGACGTGTACGACGCCGGGCACGTCTTCGAGGACGGGGTGCTCCCCCGCCAGGTGATCACCACCAGCTCCCACTTCCACCGGCAGGCCGCGACCATCCGTCCGGCCAACGGCGTGCGGGTGCACGTCTCGGGGATCGACCTGATCCGCGACAACAACGGCGAGTTCCGGGTGCTCGAGGACAACGTGCGGGTGCCGTCGGGGGTCTCCTACGTGATGACCAGCCGCCGGGCGATCTCCTCGGCGCTGCCGGAGACGATCGCCCAGCACCGGATCCGGCCGGTGGCCGGCTACCCGCAGAAGCTGCTGGCGGCGCTGCGGGCCGCGGCTCCTGCCGGCGTCGCGGACCCGACGGTCGTCGTCCTCACCCCGGGCGTCTACAACGGCGCCTACTTCGAGCACACGCTGCTGGCCCGGACAATGGGCGTCGAGCTCGTCGAGGGTCGCGACCTGGTCTGCCGGCGCGGCGAGGTGATGATGCGGACCACCAAGGGCCTCGCGCCGGTCCACGTGATCTACCGGCGCGTCGACGACGAGTTCCTCGACCCGGTGCACTTCCGGGCCGACTCGATGCTGGGCTGCCCGGGCCTGATCGACGCGGCGCGCGCCGGCAACGTGACGATCGCGAACGCGGTCGGCAACGGTGTCGCCGACGACAAGCTCGTCTACACCTACATGCCGGACGTGATCCGCTACTACCTCGACGAGGAGCCGGTCATCCGCAACGTCGACACCTGGCGGTGTGGCGAGTCGGAGGCGCGCGAGGAGGTCCTCGACCGGCTCGACGAGCTGGTGCTGAAGCCGGTCGACGGGTCGGGCGGCAAGGGCATCGTGATCGGGCCGCGCGCCGACCGCGCCGAGCTCGACGAGCTGCGCGCGAAGATCCTCGAGGACCCGCGGTCCTGGATCGCGCAGCCGGTCGTGCAGCTCTCGACGGTGCCGACCTTCGTCGACGGCGAGCTCGGGCCGCGCCACGTCGACCTGCGGCCGTTCGCGGTCAACGACGGCAACCGCGTGTGGGTGCTGCCCGGCGGGCTCACCCGCGTCGCGCTCGGCAAGGGCGAGCTGATCGTGAACTCCTCCCGCGGCGGTGGCACCAAGGACACGTGGGTGCTGGCCGGACCGACGGGACCGGAGCAGCAGCAACAGCAACAGCAGCAACAGCAGACCCACCTGCCGTCCGGGGCGGTGGAGTGA
- a CDS encoding transglutaminase family protein — MQLRIVHTSEYVYDGGAMASYNQARMTPVTTPEQIVVHHRLDVSPKPWTYSYTDYFGCAVTAFEVVDPHESMTVTATSTVQVNRVGAEPEARSTWSSYGEREVRDRWTEFLVVSDLVAPTPDFEELVKDIGAGADLPGDAARAVCRLVTAQIDFLPGVTDVESTAADAWDQRAGVGQDMVHLAIGGLRTLGIPARYVSGYVHPVESPVVGETVTGNPFAWLEWWDDGWQAFDPTTATAPSERYVAIGHGRDYTDVPPLRGIYTGAQTAALDVSVEVTRLA; from the coding sequence ATGCAGCTGCGGATCGTGCACACGTCGGAGTACGTCTACGACGGCGGCGCCATGGCGTCGTACAACCAGGCACGGATGACGCCGGTGACCACGCCCGAGCAGATCGTCGTGCACCACCGCCTCGACGTCAGCCCGAAGCCGTGGACCTACTCCTACACCGACTACTTCGGATGCGCGGTCACGGCGTTCGAGGTCGTCGACCCGCACGAGTCGATGACCGTCACCGCGACGTCGACGGTGCAGGTCAACCGGGTCGGCGCCGAGCCCGAGGCGCGCTCCACCTGGTCGTCGTACGGCGAGCGGGAGGTGCGCGACCGGTGGACGGAGTTCCTCGTGGTCTCCGACCTGGTCGCCCCGACGCCCGACTTCGAGGAGCTCGTCAAGGACATCGGGGCCGGGGCGGACCTGCCCGGTGACGCCGCCCGCGCCGTGTGCCGGCTGGTGACGGCGCAGATCGACTTCCTGCCCGGTGTGACCGACGTGGAGTCGACCGCGGCCGACGCGTGGGACCAGCGCGCCGGGGTCGGCCAGGACATGGTCCACCTGGCCATCGGCGGCCTGCGCACCCTCGGGATCCCGGCCCGTTACGTGTCGGGCTACGTGCACCCCGTCGAGTCCCCCGTCGTCGGGGAGACGGTCACCGGCAACCCGTTCGCGTGGCTGGAGTGGTGGGACGACGGCTGGCAGGCCTTCGACCCGACGACCGCCACGGCGCCCAGCGAGCGGTACGTCGCGATCGGGCACGGGCGCGACTACACCGACGTGCCGCCGCTGCGCGGGATCTACACCGGCGCGCAGACGGCGGCGCTCGACGTCAGCGTCGAGGTCACGCGCCTGGCGTGA
- a CDS encoding DUF7455 domain-containing protein, which produces MTTAVAPSAPLTAEDRCDRCGAQAYLRVELTTGGELLFCAHHAREHGDKLRAIAANVHDETHKLNDKPVPAAD; this is translated from the coding sequence ATGACGACTGCTGTTGCTCCCAGCGCCCCGCTGACGGCGGAGGACCGCTGCGACCGTTGTGGCGCCCAGGCCTACCTCCGTGTCGAGCTGACCACGGGCGGAGAGCTTCTCTTCTGCGCGCACCACGCGCGCGAGCACGGTGACAAGCTGCGCGCGATCGCGGCCAACGTGCACGACGAGACCCACAAGCTGAACGACAAGCCGGTGCCGGCCGCCGACTGA
- a CDS encoding HhH-GPD-type base excision DNA repair protein: MAIQIAQDPAADKVLAESPFALLAGMMLDQQFPMERAFAGPAKVLERFGSLEPAAIAAADPERFSELCRTPPAIHRYGGSMAARLQELARVVVDEYDGDASRIWTEASDGKDLLKRIQGLPGFGKQKAQIFTALVAKQLGVRPAGWEKAAGDYALEGYRSVADVVDPVSLQKVRDYKKAKKAAAKDA, encoded by the coding sequence ATGGCCATCCAGATCGCCCAGGACCCCGCCGCCGACAAGGTGCTCGCCGAGAGCCCCTTCGCTCTCCTCGCGGGGATGATGCTGGACCAGCAGTTCCCGATGGAGCGTGCGTTCGCCGGCCCGGCGAAGGTGCTCGAGCGGTTCGGGAGCCTGGAGCCGGCGGCGATCGCGGCGGCCGACCCGGAGAGGTTCTCCGAGCTGTGCCGGACCCCGCCCGCCATCCACCGGTACGGCGGCTCGATGGCCGCTCGCCTGCAGGAGCTCGCCCGGGTCGTCGTCGACGAGTACGACGGCGACGCGTCGCGCATCTGGACCGAGGCGTCCGACGGCAAGGACCTGCTCAAGCGGATCCAGGGCCTGCCCGGCTTCGGCAAGCAGAAGGCACAGATCTTCACGGCCCTCGTGGCGAAGCAGCTCGGCGTCCGGCCGGCGGGCTGGGAGAAGGCCGCGGGCGACTATGCACTCGAGGGCTATCGATCGGTCGCCGACGTCGTTGACCCGGTGTCGCTGCAGAAGGTGCGCGACTACAAGAAGGCGAAGAAGGCAGCCGCCAAGGACGCGTGA
- a CDS encoding alpha-E domain-containing protein yields the protein MLSRIAESLFWIGRYIERADDTARILDVQTQLLLEDATIDEAQTCRDLLSCMGIEPADAAEAGVDMFGAVTIDQVLRLLAYDPQSPSSIAAIIGSARESARGARETLTVPLWEAINTTWRPIPSGHFEALRPPYIFSWVRERAALINGTADATMTRDEGWQFIMLGRNIERADMTSRLVATTALSSGAGQWTSALRASGAYDAFLRTYRGIETDRAAAEFLLLDRLFPRSVVFALDRAEQALVNLTGDPRRAGFQDEAQRLIGRTRAELEYRSLTDLVEDLPDEMERLQRTCAAATDAISRRYFAGSEALAWKGVGA from the coding sequence ATGCTCAGCCGGATCGCCGAGTCGCTGTTCTGGATCGGCCGCTACATCGAGCGGGCCGACGACACCGCCCGCATCCTCGACGTGCAGACCCAGTTGCTGCTCGAGGACGCCACCATCGACGAGGCGCAGACCTGCCGCGACCTCCTGTCGTGCATGGGCATCGAGCCCGCCGACGCCGCCGAGGCCGGGGTCGACATGTTCGGCGCGGTCACGATCGACCAGGTGCTGCGGCTGCTCGCCTACGACCCCCAGTCGCCCAGCTCGATCGCGGCGATCATCGGCTCCGCGCGCGAGTCCGCCCGAGGGGCCCGGGAGACGCTGACCGTCCCGCTGTGGGAGGCCATCAACACCACCTGGCGCCCGATCCCGTCCGGGCACTTCGAGGCCCTCCGGCCGCCGTACATCTTCAGCTGGGTGCGGGAGCGGGCGGCACTGATCAACGGCACCGCCGACGCGACGATGACCCGCGACGAGGGCTGGCAGTTCATCATGCTCGGCCGCAACATCGAGCGCGCCGACATGACCTCGCGACTGGTCGCGACGACCGCGTTGTCGAGCGGCGCCGGGCAGTGGACCTCGGCGCTGCGCGCGTCCGGCGCGTACGACGCCTTCCTCCGCACCTACCGCGGGATCGAGACGGATCGGGCGGCGGCGGAGTTCCTGCTGCTCGACCGGCTCTTCCCGCGCTCGGTGGTCTTCGCGCTCGACCGGGCCGAGCAGGCGCTGGTCAACCTGACCGGCGACCCGCGGCGGGCCGGCTTCCAGGACGAGGCGCAGCGGCTGATCGGGCGGACGCGGGCCGAGCTGGAGTACCGCTCGCTGACCGACCTCGTCGAGGACCTGCCCGACGAGATGGAACGACTGCAACGCACGTGCGCGGCCGCGACCGACGCGATCTCCCGGCGGTACTTCGCCGGGTCGGAGGCCCTCGCGTGGAAGGGAGTGGGCGCGTGA
- a CDS encoding TetR/AcrR family transcriptional regulator, whose translation MAGQPRRRLAPEVRRAQLISVAEDVFVRLGYQGTAVEDIAAAAGVTRTLIYKYFADKDEIYLECLRAARAELDAAVVTAAGGAQTPEDQLRAGFGAYFLFVRDRGSAWDVLFGGGAAIAGRVAEAAGRHRYETAEVIAGLVRAAAPGLDEESASAYAHAISGAGEQAAKWWRHHPEVTAETMVERMMDALWTGLERIAERNG comes from the coding sequence GTGGCCGGTCAGCCCCGCCGCCGCCTCGCCCCCGAGGTACGACGTGCGCAGCTCATCTCCGTCGCCGAGGACGTCTTCGTCCGCCTCGGCTACCAGGGCACGGCGGTCGAGGACATCGCCGCGGCGGCCGGGGTGACCCGCACCCTCATCTACAAGTACTTCGCCGACAAGGACGAGATCTACCTCGAGTGCCTCCGCGCGGCTCGCGCCGAGCTCGATGCCGCCGTCGTCACCGCGGCCGGGGGAGCGCAGACCCCCGAGGACCAGCTGCGCGCCGGGTTCGGCGCCTACTTCCTGTTCGTGCGCGACCGCGGCTCGGCGTGGGACGTGCTCTTCGGCGGCGGCGCCGCGATCGCCGGGCGCGTCGCCGAGGCCGCCGGCCGCCACCGCTACGAGACCGCCGAGGTCATCGCCGGCCTCGTCCGCGCGGCCGCCCCGGGCCTCGACGAGGAGTCCGCGTCCGCGTACGCACACGCGATCTCCGGCGCCGGAGAGCAGGCCGCCAAGTGGTGGCGCCACCACCCCGAGGTCACCGCCGAGACGATGGTCGAGCGGATGATGGACGCGCTGTGGACCGGGCTGGAGCGGATCGCGGAGCGGAACGGCTGA
- a CDS encoding thermonuclease family protein, producing the protein MIRVLSCLAVVVAVLTVGLVAVEAHEPAPPPPGVPVVAPATPHRAVRYDATVTRVEDGDTVVVRLRTGRVRHVRVLGIDTHEVLFGAHECGGAAGSRSMHRLLPVGTRVRLYRDPAQVDVDRYRRLLRYVHRAADGLDVGRTQLGRGLAEVYVYGDGPFARRAAYQRVEASAQRRDVGIWRWC; encoded by the coding sequence GTGATCCGGGTGTTGTCCTGCCTCGCTGTCGTGGTCGCCGTCCTCACCGTCGGGCTCGTCGCCGTCGAGGCGCACGAGCCCGCTCCGCCGCCGCCCGGCGTCCCCGTGGTCGCACCCGCGACGCCCCACCGCGCCGTCCGGTACGACGCCACCGTCACCCGGGTCGAGGACGGCGACACCGTCGTGGTCCGCCTCCGCACCGGCCGGGTGCGCCACGTGCGCGTGCTCGGCATCGACACGCACGAGGTCCTGTTCGGCGCGCACGAGTGCGGCGGCGCGGCCGGCTCGCGCTCGATGCACCGCCTGCTGCCGGTCGGCACCCGGGTCCGCCTGTACCGCGATCCCGCCCAGGTGGACGTCGACCGCTACCGCCGCCTGTTGCGCTACGTGCACCGCGCCGCCGACGGGCTCGACGTCGGCCGCACCCAGCTCGGGCGCGGGCTCGCCGAGGTCTACGTGTACGGCGACGGGCCGTTCGCGCGACGGGCGGCGTACCAGCGCGTCGAGGCCTCGGCGCAGCGTCGCGACGTGGGGATCTGGCGCTGGTGCTGA